In Candidatus Falkowbacteria bacterium, a genomic segment contains:
- a CDS encoding fibronectin type III domain-containing protein — translation MKKIKRNYYRKIKIISVLAIFCASIFILPPQEIQAATLLSDDFTGTTIDTNKWQEIDTAGSGGTSGNIQQNGTLTTANGYVGSVWGINALISADTFDSDALEISSVMTNNSDQLLGYGDYNFQSAGTKAYILDMVATTIYVLVWNNGALVDSNFSCGTFTDGATYKIKIISGGLEVYKNDVLQCTQNTAVSIDDEKIFLQSSVAASVFDDVLVVGNSAAPTAPGAPTGLTPTAGNTQVSLSWTAPVSNGGSAITDYLVEYKLASEPTTWTTFADGTSTNTTATVTSLSNGSSYNFRVSAINAIGTSTPSSTATTTPTAPTAPGAPTGLSGVSGNTQVSLSWTAPVSNGGSAITDYLVEYKLNSEPTTWSTFNDGTSTSTSTTVTGLTNDLIYNFRVSAINAIGTSTPSSTANGTPGQAIPLTIDNIALWLDGSDASSITESSGIVSQVNDKSGNDKNATASDSVRPTLVSSIQNGRSILRFDGDDDYLNINSSINYRTIFVVAKSDDTTFSNYPGIIGDFTGTSPNNGHIVNGVDGTTKLASATSNYSSAYRNGTLIAGSSGHNFAPLNEFWIGAFELPLNSTNTTSAIGMINGGGRYWDGDIAEIIVYSTTLDITDRAIVENYLSVKWGIAVAGPTAPDAPTDLGASKGNTLISLSWTAPADNGGSAITDYLVEYKLSSEPTTWTTFADGTSTGTTATVTGLTNDLSYDFRVKAVNAFGTSSASNIATKTPGAPTVPDAPTIGTAIAGNTEAIVAFSAPADNGGSAITSYTATSSPGGLTSTGAGSPLTVTGLTNGVEYTFTVTATNAIGTSVPSSASNAITPSILGIQLTDNFAGTTLNTTKWLEIDPTGRGGLAGKVLQNGTLSIADSYTNSLWGSTVLQSQDSFSASSLEISAVMNTVSNPLIGYGDYAFGVASSKAYLLYAAHGANVLALSWDGLTSEQSSCGTTTSGATYKMKIISGGFEVYKNDVLQCTHNTAVVVNDKPIFLQNSAAASTFDDVLVYGTKTTAVTPGQVTGLSSSGMNKQVLLNWDIPSSSGYTAITDYLIEYKLSSSDSWTTFSDGTSQNTKTVVTGLTNDLAYDFRVSATNSAGNGTPSTTSSATPSAIDTLAFVITGESNSGGIGLNSDATAGEVASRSAVQIMNLTSGLFGFENLDIGTNNLRDHDGLGGYYDTSHGFELQLANSTEAHAFPDNEQVYLVKTGHGGSQVSQWDVGQTYWTKFLQRTAAAKTQLDADRKWVVWMSLGINDAISGTALTTWKSAMVAHINKIKNDLPGAIIIMTQFQSMTNQSGYATYNAIMSDIAYEEANVYVVDSTGAALRDTNHWSYAGLKTVASSMATTTKNSLGLIYPGKPTSLTATPASTSVALSWTAPVSNGGSAITDYLIEYKTSAANSWSTFSDGTSTSTSATVTGLSGSTAYDFRVSTTSATGTGNTVSTTATTTDGTAPSISAVVATPSTTSVTITWTTDESSSSIVDYGLTNSYGTSTVETDTDPRVTSHSITINNLVTCTTYNYRVKSNDASANLATGSNNTFTTTGCTGNTTVSEIISNTVTTATGAIVNLESGTANFSLNVPASFKTGIDDAVFQIKQLSTNTLLLTTGSPSGKTVAGSHTYDLSALSGVNTTLTTFDELLTLTISYTTNEINGLDETTLALYFWNDTSWESLNSCTINSVANTITCTTDHFTTFGVFGSAASTPQNVSGGTTCYQCSLPPIVPVGGFKVLANSEKNTTTNRIVKLDFNAGSDVKKMAISLTNNFININQENYSPTKEIDLCPNSNEINNNVSCPDGDYIIYVKFYTEYGVASEIISTSIHLTTTPEPTKPLLTFTKDLRLSAKDSQVKILQQFLNRNGFKLASKGVGSPGKETDYFGSLTASTLIKFQEANKNKIPGIIKEKGFLGPLTRQLINASMHNPQPPTIKPPTASRPTAFSSLLSKGMQNDDVRQLQKLLSTHPEIYPEKLVTGFFGSLTEKAVQAFQIKYKVISSKNDPGFGVVGPQTRTKLQEVFGN, via the coding sequence ATGAAAAAGATTAAACGAAATTACTACAGAAAAATTAAGATTATATCAGTATTAGCAATATTTTGTGCTAGCATTTTTATTCTACCACCTCAAGAAATTCAAGCAGCCACTTTGTTAAGTGATGATTTCACTGGAACAACTATTGATACAAATAAATGGCAGGAAATTGACACAGCCGGCAGTGGTGGAACTTCTGGAAATATTCAACAAAATGGAACATTAACGACGGCAAACGGCTACGTCGGAAGTGTATGGGGAATTAATGCTTTAATCTCAGCGGATACATTTGATTCTGATGCTCTTGAGATTTCATCTGTAATGACAAATAATTCAGATCAACTGCTTGGTTATGGCGACTATAATTTTCAAAGTGCCGGTACTAAAGCGTATATATTAGATATGGTCGCTACAACTATATATGTATTAGTTTGGAATAATGGTGCTCTAGTGGATAGTAATTTTAGTTGTGGGACATTTACTGATGGGGCAACCTATAAAATTAAAATAATTTCTGGCGGTCTAGAGGTTTATAAAAACGATGTTTTACAGTGCACCCAAAATACTGCTGTTTCAATTGATGATGAAAAAATATTTTTACAATCTTCAGTGGCGGCTAGTGTTTTTGATGATGTGCTCGTGGTAGGTAATTCTGCTGCCCCAACAGCTCCCGGAGCACCAACTGGACTTACTCCAACTGCCGGGAATACCCAAGTTAGTTTGTCATGGACAGCACCAGTCAGTAATGGTGGCAGTGCTATTACAGATTATCTAGTGGAATATAAACTTGCCTCTGAACCAACTACGTGGACAACTTTTGCCGATGGAACTTCAACTAATACTACGGCAACGGTTACCAGTTTAAGTAATGGTTCTTCATATAATTTTCGAGTCAGTGCCATTAATGCCATTGGCACAAGCACTCCAAGCTCAACCGCTACTACTACCCCCACAGCTCCTACTGCCCCCGGTGCTCCAACAGGTCTTTCCGGCGTATCCGGAAACACTCAAGTTAGTTTATCGTGGACTGCTCCGGTTTCCAATGGCGGTTCGGCAATTACGGATTACCTTGTTGAGTATAAACTAAATTCTGAACCAACAACCTGGTCAACATTTAATGATGGGACATCAACCTCAACATCAACCACCGTAACCGGACTTACTAATGATCTTATCTATAATTTTCGAGTCAGTGCCATTAATGCCATTGGCACAAGTACTCCAAGCTCAACCGCCAATGGAACTCCAGGACAAGCAATTCCTCTTACAATTGATAACATCGCTTTGTGGCTTGATGGTTCTGATGCGAGTTCAATAACTGAATCCTCAGGCATCGTTTCTCAAGTAAATGACAAAAGTGGTAATGACAAAAATGCTACTGCTTCAGATTCTGTCCGTCCAACTCTTGTTTCAAGTATTCAAAATGGTCGCTCGATATTACGGTTTGATGGTGATGATGATTATTTAAATATTAATAGTTCTATAAACTATCGAACAATATTTGTTGTAGCAAAATCTGATGACACTACTTTTAGTAACTACCCGGGCATCATCGGAGATTTTACGGGAACTTCACCAAATAATGGACATATTGTAAACGGTGTTGATGGCACTACAAAACTAGCTTCAGCCACAAGTAATTATTCAAGTGCCTATAGAAACGGAACTCTAATTGCAGGATCAAGTGGCCATAACTTTGCTCCGTTAAATGAGTTTTGGATTGGTGCATTTGAGCTTCCTCTTAACTCAACAAATACTACCTCTGCTATTGGTATGATTAATGGAGGTGGACGTTACTGGGATGGTGATATTGCAGAAATAATTGTTTACAGTACAACTCTAGACATCACCGATCGAGCTATTGTAGAGAATTATTTATCTGTGAAATGGGGAATTGCTGTTGCAGGACCAACCGCTCCAGATGCCCCAACTGACTTAGGCGCATCAAAAGGCAACACCTTAATTTCTCTAAGTTGGACTGCCCCAGCCGACAACGGGGGTTCTGCTATTACAGACTATTTAGTTGAATACAAATTAAGTTCAGAGCCAACCACTTGGACAACTTTTGCTGATGGCACTTCCACAGGAACTACCGCGACAGTAACAGGATTAACTAACGATCTTAGTTATGATTTTCGAGTTAAAGCAGTGAATGCCTTTGGTACAAGTTCAGCCAGTAATATAGCAACAAAAACCCCGGGGGCTCCAACAGTTCCTGATGCACCAACAATTGGTACAGCAATAGCCGGAAATACTGAAGCTATAGTAGCTTTCTCCGCCCCAGCCGATAACGGAGGATCTGCTATAACAAGCTATACCGCTACATCCTCACCTGGAGGCCTCACCAGTACCGGTGCCGGCTCCCCACTTACAGTTACTGGTTTAACAAATGGCGTAGAATATACTTTTACTGTTACGGCTACCAATGCAATCGGTACTTCGGTTCCCTCTTCTGCTTCCAACGCTATTACACCAAGTATTTTAGGAATTCAACTAACTGATAATTTTGCCGGAACAACACTTAATACAACTAAGTGGCTAGAAATTGATCCAACGGGGCGTGGTGGATTAGCTGGAAAAGTTTTACAAAACGGAACCCTATCAATTGCTGATAGTTATACTAATAGTTTATGGGGAAGCACTGTCCTGCAATCACAAGATAGTTTTTCCGCCTCATCTTTAGAAATTTCCGCGGTAATGAATACTGTTTCAAACCCACTTATCGGATATGGTGATTATGCTTTTGGTGTAGCTTCTTCTAAAGCCTATTTACTCTATGCAGCACATGGTGCAAACGTTCTAGCATTATCATGGGACGGACTAACTTCTGAACAAAGTTCTTGTGGAACAACTACGTCAGGAGCTACTTATAAAATGAAAATTATTTCCGGTGGTTTTGAAGTATATAAAAATGATGTTCTACAATGCACACATAATACCGCTGTAGTCGTAAATGATAAACCTATTTTTTTACAGAATTCAGCAGCTGCAAGTACTTTTGATGACGTGTTAGTCTATGGAACAAAAACCACAGCCGTAACTCCCGGACAAGTAACCGGCCTTTCAAGTTCTGGTATGAATAAACAAGTGTTATTAAATTGGGATATACCAAGTAGCTCAGGGTATACGGCTATTACTGATTATCTAATTGAATATAAACTTTCATCCAGTGACTCCTGGACAACCTTTTCAGATGGCACATCACAAAACACTAAAACAGTTGTCACTGGCCTGACTAATGATCTAGCGTATGACTTTCGCGTAAGCGCAACAAATAGTGCAGGGAATGGAACACCTTCCACTACAAGCTCAGCAACACCAAGCGCTATTGATACTCTAGCTTTTGTTATTACCGGTGAAAGTAATTCCGGAGGTATTGGCTTAAACTCTGACGCTACAGCCGGTGAAGTCGCCTCGCGCTCAGCTGTTCAAATAATGAATTTAACCTCAGGTTTATTTGGCTTTGAAAATCTTGATATTGGAACAAATAATTTACGTGATCACGATGGCCTTGGTGGATACTATGATACTAGTCATGGTTTTGAATTACAACTAGCAAATTCCACTGAAGCTCATGCTTTCCCTGACAATGAACAAGTTTATCTTGTCAAAACTGGTCACGGTGGATCGCAAGTTTCTCAATGGGATGTAGGACAAACTTATTGGACAAAATTTTTGCAAAGAACCGCAGCAGCCAAAACTCAACTTGATGCGGATAGAAAATGGGTTGTCTGGATGAGCTTAGGTATTAATGATGCAATCTCCGGAACCGCTTTAACTACCTGGAAAAGTGCCATGGTTGCTCATATCAATAAGATAAAAAATGATTTGCCTGGAGCAATTATTATCATGACTCAATTTCAATCAATGACTAACCAATCCGGTTATGCTACATACAATGCAATTATGAGTGATATTGCTTATGAAGAAGCAAATGTATATGTAGTTGATTCAACCGGCGCAGCCTTACGTGATACCAACCACTGGAGTTATGCCGGATTAAAAACTGTTGCTTCCAGCATGGCAACAACCACCAAAAATTCTTTGGGTTTAATATATCCTGGGAAACCTACTTCACTAACAGCCACCCCAGCAAGTACTTCAGTGGCACTTTCTTGGACAGCGCCAGTATCAAATGGTGGATCAGCTATCACTGATTATCTAATTGAATATAAAACAAGTGCTGCCAATTCATGGTCAACATTTTCTGATGGAACATCAACGAGCACTTCGGCCACTGTGACCGGTCTTTCCGGTTCTACTGCTTATGATTTTCGTGTTAGCACCACAAGTGCTACTGGAACCGGTAATACTGTATCAACTACTGCAACCACAACCGATGGAACAGCTCCATCTATCTCCGCAGTAGTAGCAACACCGAGTACTACCTCGGTTACTATCACCTGGACCACAGATGAATCATCATCAAGTATTGTGGATTACGGATTAACCAATTCTTACGGCACATCAACAGTAGAAACTGACACAGATCCAAGAGTCACTTCACATTCCATAACAATAAACAATCTAGTTACTTGTACAACATATAATTACCGAGTTAAGTCTAATGACGCTTCAGCAAACTTAGCTACTGGATCAAATAATACCTTCACCACCACTGGCTGTACTGGTAATACAACAGTTAGCGAAATTATTTCAAACACCGTGACCACAGCCACAGGAGCTATTGTTAATCTTGAATCTGGTACAGCTAATTTTTCTCTCAATGTACCTGCAAGTTTCAAAACTGGTATTGATGATGCAGTCTTTCAAATTAAACAATTAAGCACTAATACGCTGCTATTAACGACCGGTAGTCCTTCCGGAAAAACAGTAGCTGGATCTCATACCTACGATTTGTCAGCTCTATCTGGCGTTAACACAACATTAACTACCTTTGACGAACTACTAACGCTAACAATCAGTTATACAACTAATGAAATCAATGGCTTAGATGAAACAACTCTTGCACTCTACTTCTGGAATGATACTTCTTGGGAATCCTTAAATAGTTGCACAATTAACTCAGTAGCCAATACCATAACCTGCACCACTGATCACTTCACAACTTTTGGTGTCTTTGGCTCAGCAGCATCAACCCCTCAAAATGTAAGTGGTGGAACTACTTGTTATCAATGCTCATTACCACCAATCGTCCCGGTTGGAGGTTTTAAAGTATTAGCTAATTCCGAAAAAAATACTACTACCAATAGAATTGTAAAGTTAGACTTCAATGCAGGATCAGATGTTAAAAAAATGGCGATTTCCTTGACCAATAATTTTATCAATATCAATCAAGAAAATTACTCACCTACTAAAGAAATTGATCTTTGCCCAAATTCAAACGAAATAAATAATAATGTAAGCTGTCCAGATGGAGACTATATAATTTATGTAAAATTTTATACTGAATACGGTGTTGCTTCTGAGATTATATCAACCAGCATACATTTAACGACCACGCCCGAACCAACAAAACCACTTCTAACTTTTACCAAAGATTTACGTCTTAGTGCAAAAGATAGCCAAGTTAAGATATTACAACAATTTCTCAATCGTAACGGATTTAAATTAGCTTCTAAGGGAGTTGGATCTCCTGGAAAAGAAACTGATTATTTCGGTTCACTCACTGCATCTACTCTTATCAAATTTCAAGAAGCAAATAAGAATAAAATTCCTGGAATAATTAAAGAAAAAGGTTTTCTTGGACCACTAACGCGACAACTAATAAACGCTTCGATGCACAACCCTCAACCCCCTACCATAAAACCGCCAACTGCTTCTCGTCCAACTGCTTTCTCAAGTCTTCTATCCAAAGGTATGCAAAATGATGACGTTCGCCAATTACAAAAACTTCTTTCAACTCATCCAGAAATATATCCTGAAAAATTAGTAACCGGATTTTTTGGTTCGCTCACTGAAAAAGCTGTCCAAGCATTTCAAATTAAATATAAAGTAATTAGCTCAAAAAATGATCCTGGATTTGGTGTAGTTGGTCCCCAAACTAGAACTAAATTACAAGAAGTTTTTGGAAATTGA